In Fragaria vesca subsp. vesca linkage group LG1, FraVesHawaii_1.0, whole genome shotgun sequence, the sequence TGTCGGCGGATATGAAGGTGATAAGAATCAGTGATGTAACGTTATACACATTGCACTGGCTGCCAGCCAACAAAGTGATATGAGAAATGTTGTCCTCTTTTGGTTCACCAAAATTTAACTCAAGGAGAAGCTGAAGTTTGTCACAAATATAAGCTTGGCCATCAATCCATTTATAATCCAAAGATGCTTCCAATAATGTTTCAGCTGACGAATGTTCGCCAGGTCATATGTACGTGAGCCATCCAATTTACACGGTAACGTAAGTACACGGTGTAATCTTAGACATTTAGTAACTAACATGTTGGCCGTGTACTCCCTACTTTCCCATTTTGAAATAACAACCGCCAGTACATGATCAACACTTGCCGTGAAGCCGAACGGAGGGTTCTCCGGCTGCTCCACGGCCGTCAAACCCTCACCCAACTGACCCAAATCCACGGCCACCTCCTCCGCCACGGCCTCGACCAACTCAACCTCCTAATCACCCACTTCATCTCCGCCTGCTCCTCCCTCAACCAAACCCACTACGCCCATCTCATCTTCCAACAAACCCACCACCCCAACATCCTCCTCTTCAACTCCCTCATCAAATCCTTCTCCCTCTCTCCTCCTTCTTCCCACTCCTCCCTCCTCATCTTCTCCCACATGAAACGCCGCCGCATTTGCCCCGACGAGTTCACCTTCCCCCCTCTACTCAAGTCATGCTCCAACATTTGTGACTCTCGTCTGGGCCAATGCGTGCATGGGGAGGTTGTGAGAGGAGGGTACGAGTGGTTCGGTTCGATAAGGGTTGGGATTTTGGAGATGTATGTGACTTTCGGGAGGTTAAGGGATGCAGGGAACGTGTTCGATGAAATGTCTGAGAGGGATGTGATTGTTTGGAATCTGATGATAAAAGGGTTTTGTAAGATGGGGGATGTGGAGACTGGGTTGGGGTTGTTTAGGAGGATGGGGGAGAGGAATGTGGTTTCGTGGAACACGATGATTTCGTGCTTGGCGCAGAATGGGCGGGATGGCGAGGCAGTGGAGGTTTTTAATGAGATGAGGGAGGAGGGTTTTGAAATTGATGAGGCTACTGTGGTGTCGGTTTTGCCTGCGTGCGGGCAGTTAGGGGCTGTTGAGGTTGGGAAATGGATACATTTGTATACAGATTCAAAGGGACTGATAGGAGAAGTTGTGTCCGTGGGGAACGCGGTTGTGAGCTTTTACTGTAAATGTGGAGATTTGGATGCTGCGTGTAGTGTTTTTAAGGGAATGGCGAGGAAGAATGTTGTATCGTGGAACACTTTGATTTTGGGGTATGCTTTTAATGGGAGAGGTGAACTTGGGATCGAGTTGTTTGAGGAGATGATGAATGCGGATGAGAAGCCGAATGAGGCGACGTTTGTAGGGGCGTTAACGTGCTGCACGCATGCAGGGTTGGTCGAGAAGGGAAGGGATTTGTTTGCTTCGATGACTGAAATTCATGGAATTGAGCCTAAACTAGAGCATTATGGATGCATGGTTGATGTTCTTGGCAGAAGTGGATGTCTGAAGGAGGCTCATGACTTGATCAAGAGCATGCCTATGAAGCCTAATGCTGCCTTATGGGGTGCACTGCTGGGTGCTTGCTCTACTCACGGTGAAGTAAAGCTTGCGGAACTTGCAGCTAAGGAGCTTATTGATGTTGAACCATGGAATTCCGGGAATTATGTGTTGTTGTCAAATATTTACGCAGAAGAAGGCCGGTGGGATGAAGTTGAGAAAGTCAGGGAATTGATGAAGGAAAACTGCATCACCAAAGCACCGGGCCAGAGTGCCATTGGAAAGTCATAAACGTCCACTATAACGAGGAAAACCAGAGATATTGACCACAGATAGCCAGAATGCAGGTCATTCTTCTATTTCCAACATTTGTTTCAAAACACTGAGAATAATCATAGGGGATAGTACTAATTTTCTCTTCCAGTTCTCCAAGATAACCCACCATAGTAGGTTGAATGAGGGAGTTTAGGTAGCATAGTTTGAACTGGAATAGATCTGAATCATGTTTATGCCCTACAGAAGAACATGACATCACTTTATTATTGGACTAACTTGGTACTCCAGATATTCTTTTTATGATTTTGTGCGAGGAAGGGTTGCTGCGATACTTAGAACAGTAAAATTCAACCCAAACAGAACAAGTATACAGTTCATATTGTTGTCTTCAAAACTACAACCATGTTGTTGTTTACATCAGTGTTCTAAAATATATACATTCTGCAAGCCCACGTCAATATTCCTAGAGAATTAGATGCGTTGTTATTGCTACAAACCACACTGCACACTCCATAATTGTAATTTATATGATCTCAAGCTTCTATAATGTTGATGGTGAACTTCGATAGCATCTCTGGAACACCGGATATAATAGGTCCATATGTCTACAACCAAGAAACAATTAAAAACAGTTACCACACTAGACTGATTCAATCTCCATTACTAGATCACTCATAAACAAGTACCACATAGTTATGAAGTTCATGGATTACCTCGCGATTTTTGTTGATCTGGCACAGTGGAATAGCCAGCAATTTTAGGTTCTTGGGTACAATGAACTTCCGACTTTCCGGCAACTTTACAAGAAAGAGTTTCGTGCGCTCCTGCACAATGAAACAAGATAAGAATTTATGCTTCTTATGCTTTCATATGCTTTCCAGTTGGGTTGGAGTAACAACGCTGTTCATATGCTTTCTTTTGTTGTTTGGCTACAATAACGTCAACCTAATTGAATTAACCATAGCACAGTTTTCAACCATATAAATGAGCTTATAACAGTTGGGACTTGGGAGTGTACTTATCACCTTATAACTTGTGATAAAATACTGTGATACAATAATGTGTGATGTAGCATTACTCACTGTAAAACCAGACTAGCTACCTTTGGACTTCTCACTGTAGATGGCAAGTCCCGACATGGCGATGTTTCAAAGTCCGGCCTCCACCATACATCAAGGCATTCACCAACCTAAATATTGAATCTATTAGTTGCTCACGACCTTTTAATGATAACTCCACATGTCCTAATTTTAACATATTGAACAGTACCTCCCAAGCAATCCCATCACCATCAGCATTGACACAAAGCTTCCTAGATAGTTTTCGTTTCAAGCCATCAATTTCTGAAAGTAAAAAGAAAACCTAATTTAGAAAATAGAGCCTTTTGTAGAACCATCTTCTCTGACTTCTACAAGCAGATGACTGTACCTAATTCACCAGGTCTCAAACGACCTCCAGGAAGCTTAAAAATGCAATTCCTTACTTGCAAGAGTAGTATATGAGGATGTTTGAACAACTCGACCTGGGTTATAAGACTGTGTCATAAACAAGTACTAGTACTACCATTCATCAAATTACTATTCATGAAAATCCAAAATCAATTTGATGGTGTCTCATCCCCATTAGATATTCGAACAGTTGAAACTTCCTAACAAATAAATGAGGACAGAGAACCAACCAACATAACTGCTTCTACACAAGTCCTCAATCCATAAGCAGCATAGCTACCAAATAAACAATCACACAACAACAGAACAAACAACAAAGTTAACATTTTGAAGCAAACCAAGTAAAAGTAAATGAAAACAGAAGGAACCCAGTTGAGAAAAAAGAAAGAAAAAGTTACTTGGAGTTCAATCTCTGAACACGATCATCTAAAGTCTCATCCTTGAAAGGAATGGCTTCCTTGGATCCAAAGTAGTAGCAACTGAGAGGGTATATGTCAAGTTGACGGCTCTGAGTATGATCACCTCCGTTACTGTCTGACACACGTACAGAACCCTCTGCTTCTTCCCCCATCCTCAAGTTTCGTGAAGCNNNNNNNNNNNNNNNNNNNNTATATATATATATATATATATATATATATATATATATATATATATATATAAAGGGAGAGGAAAACGTAGTCGAAAGTATAGGTGGGACTGGGATACGTGGCTCTGTGTTGCAGTGGGTTTTGTCCGTCTGTAATTGACCGACTGTGTTTGGTAGAGCAGTAGCGTTGAGGAATTAGTGTTGAACGTGGCGTTCTAGAGAGACCTGGTCTATGGAATAGTGAGCAAGATGAGAGGTACATATATGGGCCTAGATTGCTTGCTCTACAATTCTACATGGCCCATTGTAGATTAAAACCCAAGGACAGCATGCATGTTGTGACTGTCTACCCCAATATTAAGACATAGGTTTGGAGCAGCTACGATGGACAAGTGAATCTGACGATTGAGATCTAATTGTCACTCATAATCACTTTAAATTGACATTTAGTCATTCAAGTACTATATCAAACAAGTAAATGGTTTTTTACAATGATAAAGATTTTCGCTACCATATTTTAATTCACAATTGAGGTTAGAAATGATGATCACAAACATGAGGTTGGAATTTGGTTGATTATCACAAATATGAGCTTAGAAATGATGTTCTAGTAGATATGATTACAATTGAGGTGAAACACAATCAAGTTCAATCTTGCCAATCATCTATATAGACTTAAAGTTATATGCTTATACAACTTGATCCTCTAGATTAGATCACCAACTATTAAGTTGCAAGCTCCAGAACTTGAAGTGATGAACAGCTTAAGCTACCTTGCAAGTTAAGTAACTTGAAGGATTACAAAAGCCTTGCTTTAAGATGAGAAAGTTTGCAGTTAGAGCTTTAATGCAATTCCATGAGTTTGTTAATCTATCTATCATAAAAGCATAATGAAGGTTAAGAGTTGCCTAATGATCTCATGCATTACTTTCAATTACATGCAACACCAACACCAACCAAAACCAAAACCCAGGCCACCCACCGTTGCCCAAATTGGCACTCTACTTTCCCCATTGATTCAAGCTTACTACTACTAATACAGTAATGCTTTCTTAGCAATCGGTAGGGAAAAGCATGCACAGATATAGCTATAGTGGTTGAAATGTCTTGAAAACATCTATTACCAGAAAAATAAATTATAAAAAAAGGGTGTTCTTCATATCTTATACACAAATGAACTCAATGAAAGTGATCATGGATTCATATAGGTGGATCCCTGATATTCCAAAAAGAAAGAATGCCCAAAATGAGAGAGAAAAAAGAAAGAAAGAAAAAAAGTGAAACAAAAATGAAAAAGATTTCCGTTGCCGGGACTTGAACCCGGGTCTTTCGGGTGAGAGCCGAATATCCTGACCAACTAGACTACAACGGATTTGATACCTAGTTCATGTTTGTTTTTATAAGTATTAATAATTTGTAGTTAAATTGCCGGCACAGGGCGGCTAAGTCACTCACCAATAAGAACCCAGAGCTCTGTAGAAAAACAAGAGTCAAACAAAGGGCTTAAATGTCTTTTCGTATACATCAACCAATCACATTTGATGATTGCTCCACCTACCATTCTGCAAATAATTTTAACAACAACCGAAAATAATTAATTATTCAACAAAGCGAAATAATACAAAAATACCAAATAAGTATGTTATAAATTCATATATTTATTTCATTTAGTTTTGTTTTTCTCATAAAGAGAGAGAGAGACAGACAAGAAGGGGAGTCAATTTGGTTGAGCTCTCAGTGGTTTAATGTTGAAGGAAGCCTTTGCTTGACATGTAGAAGACCCCTCTCAAATACCCCGAAAAAGACGCTTTCTTTTTGCGTCTTCTACTTCGATCTCTGTACACAGCTCTTTAGAATTCTCAAATCCCAGGTAAATTTTCCTCCTTTTCTTTTATTTGTTTTGTATGTAATTCATGTTGTTCCATGATTTCTTTGTTCTGGGATTTGTGGAATGTGGATAAAGATTGGTGCTTTTGGATAAGTTTTGGTTAGTTCTCGATGGGTTTTCAAGAATTTGTCTTGCTGTTGTTTTGTTTTGCTGTTGTAAGCTTGTTTGAATGATTTCTGAACTGAATTGGGATTGTGCTGTGAATGGTCTAAGTTGTGGTTTGATTTGGAATTGTGGGAAGGTTTTTTAATGCAGAGATGGATACATGTAGAATTTAAAGAATGAAACTTTTTGAGGACCCAATAATTTATTGGATTGATCAACTTTTTGAGGAACCAAGAATTAGGATTCTGATTCCCCATTCATGAGTTGTGTTAATTTCTTCATCATAGCAATGCAACTGAATTTATCTGCAGTGTGCGTTTGATTTTGAATAGTTTCTGACATAGTAAGTCGAGGGGTTGTTAAGCCTTAAAGAATTGCAAAGTGATAGTTTTAAGCTTCGTTCTTCGCGTCTTTGTTTCTGGCCAATCTGCAAGTTTGGTAAAGATGAATGGTTTCTCTCATATCATGATCCTGAAGTGAAATTATATTCTTTGGAACAGGTATATTGAGGTGTGGCAAAGAAAGTCGGCACTTTTGAATCTTCAAGTTCATCAGCTCTAGCAAATATGGATCAAAGTACTCAAACTTCTTTTCATTACACAGCACTATATAATATTTGAACTAACATAGTAAGTCTCATAGATTCATCTATGAACTAACTCTGATTCAGAATTTATTGCTGTTGCAGAAGGTTCGTCAGAAGATTTGAGAACCGACGTTGAGTTAGTGAGATCATCCTCTGAAAAGCAACTTTTGAGACCATCAGCTCGATATTATTCAGTTTTTAAAGGTATGCATATCATGTATGGAATCTTTTGGAGGGCAATTGACAAATGTCACTCTTCCTCTCATGTTTATGTCTCTACCTCTTGAGTCTTTGACAAATTGCAACTGGAATTTAGTATAACCAAGAAATGACATTTTGCTTTCATATTGTATATTTGTACATGTCAAGAGCTTAATCAAGTTGTTCACACTAATAGAGGGATACAGATCTATATGTTTGGATTTCAATGTAATAGTTGGCATGCTTTAATTGATGTTTGTGTTATCCCCATTATTAGACATGCAAGCAGTTGGATCTAAACAAAGCTCAAGAATCTGATTTGGAAAAATATGCATATATATAGCTTCTATTTATATGGGTACACAAGATCTTTATAGAATTTGGATCTTTTATTATCAAGTGTTTATCCAGACAAGTGAGAGGTATTATTGTGATGGTAGGGCAAGCAACAGATGTGGATCCTGAAAAAGGAAGATACACCCTTATTAAAGATGCAGAGGACTTCCCATCAGGAATATACGAGAAACAGCTTCCATGCTTTGGCTGTGGGATAGGATGGTTTTCGTGAGTGTCTTTAACTCCTTATCCCTGATTTATTTCTCCGTTTCTCCTTGTCTCATTGTTATTTCTTGCATTGCAGATTTCTTTTAGGCTTTGCCTTCCCATTGATGTGGTACTATGCTACGGTTCTCTACTTTGGAAATTACTATCGCAAAGATCCTAGGGAGCGAGCTGGACTCGCAGCCTCTGCAATTTGTGTAATTCTCTTTTTATATGTAGATATTTACATTTAACCTCTTGATGTAATTAGCATAACTGTGCAATTGATTTTTGGTTTGCAGGCACTGGTTTGTTCTGTTGTGTTGGTGGTCATACTACTGTTTCTGATATTCTAGCCTTGCGTAATACAATTCAAAGTGTCTTCGGAGGTCTTGGCAAGCATTTAGAAAGCATTGTTGGATTGGAAAGGAGTGTATAGACATGGAGGCTAAAACTTTTGCATAGAAAGGAAGGAAAAAGAAACTGGAGAACAGATATACTCTTACTTGGCAATTCTTCAGATGTCTATTCTTCATATGGATCAACCATATTCATATTTTCTTTTTGTTTTATCAAGTGGATGAAGAGAAACTATGTTTATAAACATTGTAATTACACAGAATTTTATAGTGGTAATATAGAGCTGTGGGAAAGTCCAGGCCTTTTGTTCAATTTGCTGTTCTCCAGGAATTGAGTTGGTTCTGCTGAATACATACCATCTTTAAACTCATTTCCGATCTTTCATAGTACAGCATTCTAATATGCATACCGAGCATCTGGGATTGTATCAGTTTTAGTTCATATGGGTATAGCCGTAGCTATCAGTACCAAGACCAGGGCCACAACACATATTGCCAACCAAAATTAAGGCATGAGTTTTCTTGTTTGTTAGGTTATGATAATACATCTAATCTTTATAGACGTGACTTGCATCAAGGCCGATTATAGACGTGACTTCAAGGTGTAGTTGGATTGTTGGAATATATGCATTTCTACCTTGCAAGTAACCTAAAACCATCAGGCCTCGACCAGCATCTTAAACTAGTTTTCAAGTCATTACCAGACTAAAATATTTTCAGAGCCCTAACCAAAAATGAAGTTTGATACTTTAACATATCCCATGCTAGCTGTCATTTTAGCTTGCAAAGACCTATGATGACAAACAAGAAACCTTCGTTACCAAAGAGGAAGACCTCCAAAAAGGCAGTTAAAGAATGGATGTTCTGTTATGAGACTATTCTGAATATGAGAATACAACAATGACACTGACATTCCTTCTGAAAACTTGTTAAACAGATAAAATGTCCGAGATAACATAATCTCCTCCAAATCCTAGACTCCTAACTCTGCATACAACAAGAGGACCAGCTGACCATCTGGATTTCATTTTGGATTTAAATGGCAATAGAAGGCGAGCAATGCAACATCATGCTACAACTCTCAGTTGCACCGATACCAACTGTAGTTTAATCTTTCACCACCAAGTGAACATACTTGTTCTCAACTCTAAATCTGGAACTTGAATTGATCTGTTACCAAACAAAAACAATGTATCAAAATTACTTTTAAGGTGAAATCAATATTCACACAAACAATAAAAATGACCAAAAGGGTTAGTGGATTAACCTTTTCCTCAAAATTTGTACTCAGGCTTTCTTCATCTTCTGTTATGCCAGATTCCGCAATAGCATCTAGAACAAGTTTTTTCAGTTTTCTCATCTTCAGAACTCCGTCTTTCTGTACCATTCAATGCAAAATGTCAATTACGTATGCACTTAAAAACGGACAATCGTATAATACAGAAAACAAAACAGCTGCATTTTCTTTATCATGATTTCCATCCTGCAGAATGAAAATTCTTCTCATCCCACAAAGTTAATATCCTAAAAGGTGCTGTATTATTCTTTTTCTACAAGTTCTTGAAATGTGTGCATAAAGCACTGCCCGAATTAGTGAGATTTATATTATCCAGAATACTTACCGATTTTAAGGTTGATGTAATCAACTTCTTCCACTTAATTTTTGTCTCATCATCTTCCTTATCTTTCTTCAACTTGGTCTCTTTTCCATTTGTTTCTGCTTTCCCGTTCTGAATCACTTTCTCATTGCCCACTTCCCCAGATGTAGCATCCTTGGTCTTTTTTCTCGATTCATCATTCTTGGACTCTTCTAGCTTTCTCTTTTTCTTTGACAGCTTCCCATTCTCTGCTTCAGAACTTTTATCAACAGCATCAATTCCTGATGCTTCCTGCAATGCAGGTTCTTCTGTTCCTTTTGGAGTTTCCTCAGGTTGGGGTTTTGTATCTGGAGCAGACTCTTCCGGCTGCATAGCCTTTTGCTTGGCAGCATGAATAGCTCGAGCTTTTCCCCTGTGCTTCTTTCCTTCAGCATGGAGCATCAGTGACTGCCTACTGGTCGCATTAGTGTTGCAAAGACTGCACACCAGAGATTGTCCAAAAGAATATGATCAGTTCCCAATCACAAAACTGATTACAGTATAATATCTCATACATATCATATCTACTTAGTTGGTATCAATATCAAAATTGATGATGCATTACGCAGAATTTAGCACCACAAATGCATCGAACAGTTTAACAATACACATTATGAACAACCATGGTAAATTCACATAAACAGATCAATTCCACGCCTGAAGAACACTACCAATAACAATCAGTAAGTGATATACCTACAAAACCACGGCGGGCGCTCAGATAACCCAACAGTAATATCTAAATCAGCTGGCTGCTTCGAATCCTTCTTGGGCTTGGCTCCCCCATTCGATGCTTTCACTTGCCCCTTTGGACCATATTTTTCCTGTAAAACACAAACCCAGAAATAAACCACAAACCAGCCACAAACCAAAGCTCATTACCAACATAAACTAACTATACAATGCATATTTTCAGTAACCCAATGCATAAATGATTACCAGCCCAAAATTAACCAACCAAAACTTATACATAGGCAGACTATAAGAGACTCACCGTTTCAGTAATACACTGGGTGTGACCCTGAACGGTTTCTCTGCTAAACATCTCACCACAATCGATGCATGATAGCTGTAAATATCAACATCAAACAGAGTCACCAATCCAAAGTGAATGAGTAAGAACCACAAGGATAAGCTGAAAGATGAATGTTATGCGATACCTTGCCAGCAGAGCAGGTGTTGAAGTGGTGGGGCAACTTGGGTTTCTTCAGATTGTCTCCACAGTCCTCGCATTGAAACCACACCATTTCTGATTCTGTATGTACAGATTTTACAGACCCAGAAAGAAGAGAGCGACGAGCCGACGACCTCTGTCTCTGGGGTTCAAGGCATTTACTGGAACACTAGGGTTTTTGTGTTTGTGTACCCATTTCGGCCCAACAGAAGCCCAATATAGCACAAAACATCTAAACCAAGTCCATGCTTTGGGATGACGGTTTGTCTAGAATTACCTTTCACAAATCCAAATAGGAGAACAGGGAATAGGAATAAGGATAAACTTTG encodes:
- the LOC101308119 gene encoding 60S ribosomal protein L18a-1-like isoform 2, whose product is MDQKGSSEDLRTDVELVRSSSEKQLLRPSARYYSVFKGQATDVDPEKGRYTLIKDAEDFPSGIYEKQLPCFGCGIGWFSFLLGFAFPLMWYYATVLYFGNYYRKDPRERAGLAASAICALVCSVVLVVILLFLIF
- the LOC101307826 gene encoding cleavage and polyadenylation specificity factor subunit 5-like encodes the protein MGEEAEGSVRVSDSNGGDHTQSRQLDIYPLSCYYFGSKEAIPFKDETLDDRVQRLNSNYAAYGLRTCVEAVMLVELFKHPHILLLQVRNCIFKLPGGRLRPGELEIDGLKRKLSRKLCVNADGDGIAWEVGECLDVWWRPDFETSPCRDLPSTVRSPKERTKLFLVKLPESRKFIVPKNLKLLAIPLCQINKNRETYGPIISGVPEMLSKFTINIIEA
- the LOC101307529 gene encoding pentatricopeptide repeat-containing protein At1g09190-like is translated as MINTCREAERRVLRLLHGRQTLTQLTQIHGHLLRHGLDQLNLLITHFISACSSLNQTHYAHLIFQQTHHPNILLFNSLIKSFSLSPPSSHSSLLIFSHMKRRRICPDEFTFPPLLKSCSNICDSRLGQCVHGEVVRGGYEWFGSIRVGILEMYVTFGRLRDAGNVFDEMSERDVIVWNLMIKGFCKMGDVETGLGLFRRMGERNVVSWNTMISCLAQNGRDGEAVEVFNEMREEGFEIDEATVVSVLPACGQLGAVEVGKWIHLYTDSKGLIGEVVSVGNAVVSFYCKCGDLDAACSVFKGMARKNVVSWNTLILGYAFNGRGELGIELFEEMMNADEKPNEATFVGALTCCTHAGLVEKGRDLFASMTEIHGIEPKLEHYGCMVDVLGRSGCLKEAHDLIKSMPMKPNAALWGALLGACSTHGEVKLAELAAKELIDVEPWNSGNYVLLSNIYAEEGRWDEVEKVRELMKENCITKAPGQSAIGKS
- the LOC101308119 gene encoding 60S ribosomal protein L18a-1-like isoform 1 — its product is MDQKFIAVAEGSSEDLRTDVELVRSSSEKQLLRPSARYYSVFKGQATDVDPEKGRYTLIKDAEDFPSGIYEKQLPCFGCGIGWFSFLLGFAFPLMWYYATVLYFGNYYRKDPRERAGLAASAICALVCSVVLVVILLFLIF
- the LOC101308608 gene encoding uncharacterized protein LOC101308608, whose protein sequence is MVWFQCEDCGDNLKKPKLPHHFNTCSAGKLSCIDCGEMFSRETVQGHTQCITETEKYGPKGQVKASNGGAKPKKDSKQPADLDITVGLSERPPWFCSLCNTNATSRQSLMLHAEGKKHRGKARAIHAAKQKAMQPEESAPDTKPQPEETPKGTEEPALQEASGIDAVDKSSEAENGKLSKKKRKLEESKNDESRKKTKDATSGEVGNEKVIQNGKAETNGKETKLKKDKEDDETKIKWKKLITSTLKSKDGVLKMRKLKKLVLDAIAESGITEDEESLSTNFEEKINSSSRFRVENKYVHLVVKD